A genomic segment from Dendropsophus ebraccatus isolate aDenEbr1 chromosome 7, aDenEbr1.pat, whole genome shotgun sequence encodes:
- the LOC138797112 gene encoding vomeronasal type-2 receptor 26-like, with protein sequence MAFIQDQCDHIGEKTFIIPVGWTATPLSSNTSKSLFHGSLVFSPPSKRIPELKEYIQNTILVSRPSDYFMEHIVAYNFNCVTLDPDMNKFYQKYYKIQPHSCNRTLLLGELVRYLNPSENFHVTYLVYKSVYAMAHSLHNVLRYLLKNNNEGFRESHRYMRNHFVRRVSFKDPTGEHVRFNEKGEMTTSYDIFSFVISLEGNYLLINIGNFNSSSPEENGLVLTNNGTFWKNGEFTDKSFPDAPDRTSMISSAFLKIKLVKGFGYQKVLAPGIHKCCFKCLECSEGEISKETDSVLCQKCPEYHWPNDMNQCVLKPTEYLFYNHHDPKVMAVSFISVLCFAITSTILGIFVLFRDTPVVRANNQTLSFILLVSIMLSFLCVFLFLGRPTHVTCMLRQTSFGIIFSVAVSSILAKTIMVYMAFKATKPGSSWRKFIGVKIPNCVVFFCSFLQVLLSIIWLSTSPPFPEQNTHLYQDKIIFQCNEGSMLAFSILLGYMGLLAAVSFIVAFLARNLPDSFNEAKNITFSMLVVCSVWVAFIPAYMSVTGKNTVLVEIFAVISSSVGILGCIFFPKCYIILLRPELNTKRSLARQININAINGYVV encoded by the exons ATGGCCTTTATACAGGACCAATGTGATCATATTGGTGAGAAGACGTTTATTATACCCGTAGGGTGGACAGCCACACCGCTGAGCTCTAATACAAGTAAATCTCTTTTTCATGGAAGTCTGGTATTCTCACCTCCATCCAAAAGGATTCCAGAATTAAAAGAATACATCCAGAATACGATCCTAGTGAGTCGTCCAAGTGACTATTTTATGGAGCACATTGTAGCATATAATTTTAACTGTGTAACATTGGATCCAGATATGAACAAGTTTTATCAGAAATATTATAAAATCCAACCTCATAGCTGCAACAGAACTTTATTACTGGGTGAACTGGTGAGATACCTAAACCCATCAGAAAATTTCCATGTTACTTATCTGGTGTATAAATCAGTTTATGCCATGGCCCATTCTCTACACAATGTGCTGAGATAtttgttaaaaaacaacaacGAGGGCTTCAGAGAAAGTCACAGATATATGAGAAAT cat ttCGTAAGAAGAGTTTCTTTCAAGGATCCTACTGGGGAACATGTGCGTTTTAATGAAAAAGGAGAAATGACCACGTCCTATGACATCTTCAGTTTTGTGATTTCTTTGGAAGGGAATTATCTTCTCATCAATATTGGAAATTTTAATTCATCATCCCCTGAAGAAAATGGGCTTGTCTTAACAAATAATGGAACTTTTTGGAAAAATGGAGAA TTTACAGACAAATCTTTTCCAGATGCCCCGGACAGGACATCTATGATCTCTTCTGCTTTCCTAAAGATAAAACTTGTAAAAGGATTTG GCTACCAGAAGGTTTTAGCTCCGGGAATACATAAATGCTGCTTCAAATGTTTGGAATGTTCAGAGGGAGAAATATCTAAGGAGACAG acagtGTATTATGCCAAAAGTGTCCTGAATATCATTGGCCGAATGACATGAACCAGTGTGTGCTAAAACCTACTGAATATTTATTCTACAATCATCATGACCCAAAAGTTATGGCCGTCTCCTTTATATCTGTCCTGTGTTTTGCAATAACATCCACAATCTTGGGCATTTTTGTTCTGTTCCGAGACACTCCAGTGGTCAGAGCCAATAACCAAACCCTGAGCTTcatcctcctggtctccatcatgTTGAGTTTCCTCTGTGTATTCTTGTTCCTGGGTCGCCCTACACATGTCACCTGTATGCTCCGCCAGACTTCATTTGGGATCATCTTCTCAGTAGCCGTCTCTTCTATTCTGGCTAAAACCATCATGGTCTACATGGCCTTCAAAGCCACCAAACCTGGAAGCTCATGGAGGAAATTTATTGGTGTGAAAATCCcaaactgtgttgtcttcttctgTTCATTTCTTCAAGTGTTACTTAGTATCATCTGgttatctacatctcctccattccCAGAACAGAACACTCACTTATATCAAGACAAGATCATAttccagtgtaatgaagggtcaatgCTGGCCTTCTCCATACTCCTGGGCTATATGGGACTACTCGCTGCTGTTAGTTTCATTGTTGCTTTCTTGGCCAGAAATTTACCAGATAGTTTTAATGAAGCTAAAAACATCACATTCAGCATGCTGGTTGTGTGCAGTGTCTGGGTGGCTTTTATCCCGGCCTATATGAGTgtgactgggaagaatacagttCTTGTAGAAATATTTGCTGTAATATCTTCAAGTGTTGGTATTTTAGGCTGCATATTCTTCCCGAAATGTTATATAATACTGCTGAGACCGGAGTTAAATACAAAACGTAGTTTAGCGAGACAGATAAATATAAATGCAATTAATGGGTATgtagtctaa